The Streptococcus sp. VT 162 genome has a window encoding:
- a CDS encoding choline kinase, whose translation MLTEKQFKLLRFMLIHKEKTFTQRQLAEELDLSLGTVNTLLKKLKEEKWVDEELHLTELGQKVLEPYRVKNAIIMAAGMSSRFAPLSYEIPKGLLQVKGERLIEREIRQLQEAGIEDITVIVGYLQEKMFYLAEKFGVKIVVNNDYYKYNNCSSLMLVKDQLSNTYICSSDNYFVENPFEQYIYRGYYSTIFAEGQTDEYCAIEDSNHTIIDIQIGGENTWAMVGHVYFDRAFSEKFKEVLETEFKHEPYREQLWEDYYGRHVKELLLEARHYSADIVKEFDSLDELRQFDERYLVNADSAIIDNICKTLKCVASDIVNIKPLKDGLTNTSFSFDCLGKRYVYRHPGRGTENYIDRASEAASMEIAAKLKIDRTFVAMNKDEGWKISEFIPNAKQLDYDNWDDVAQAMDLLRRLHQSGEKTGHSFDQFEGIDDFREKLKARNRFEFDGLEELDKTVSILKNNLQNDSKQVVLCHGDSYSPNFLLNEAGEMSLIDWEYSGMGDPAGDLGTFIACSNYTVEDAEKVLELYLQEVPDKKTKRHYLAYVAVTSYYWFLWALFQESVGKPVGEFLYIWYRYTKQYGQLALDLYLEEN comes from the coding sequence ATGCTAACAGAAAAACAATTTAAACTTTTGCGTTTTATGTTGATACATAAAGAAAAGACCTTTACTCAGAGACAGTTAGCTGAAGAGTTAGACCTATCTTTAGGGACAGTTAACACATTATTGAAAAAACTGAAAGAAGAGAAGTGGGTTGATGAGGAACTTCACTTAACTGAACTAGGCCAGAAAGTTTTAGAACCCTATCGAGTAAAAAATGCCATTATAATGGCTGCTGGCATGAGTAGTCGTTTTGCTCCTTTGTCTTATGAGATTCCCAAAGGATTACTTCAAGTCAAGGGTGAACGCTTGATAGAGAGGGAAATCAGACAGCTGCAAGAAGCAGGAATAGAAGATATAACCGTTATTGTAGGCTATCTTCAAGAAAAAATGTTCTATCTTGCAGAGAAGTTTGGTGTAAAAATTGTAGTGAATAATGATTACTACAAATACAATAACTGTTCGTCTCTTATGTTGGTTAAAGATCAACTTTCCAACACGTATATTTGTTCATCAGATAATTATTTTGTGGAAAATCCTTTTGAGCAATATATTTATAGAGGTTACTACTCGACGATATTTGCAGAAGGTCAAACGGACGAATATTGTGCTATAGAGGATTCGAATCACACGATTATTGATATCCAGATTGGTGGAGAAAATACTTGGGCCATGGTGGGACACGTTTATTTCGACCGCGCATTCAGCGAGAAATTCAAGGAAGTTTTAGAAACCGAGTTTAAACACGAACCTTATCGGGAACAGCTTTGGGAGGATTACTATGGTCGCCATGTCAAAGAACTCCTTTTAGAAGCGCGCCACTATTCAGCGGATATTGTTAAAGAATTTGATTCACTAGATGAACTACGTCAATTTGATGAACGTTATTTGGTAAATGCAGATTCGGCCATTATTGATAATATCTGTAAGACATTAAAGTGTGTGGCTTCAGATATTGTCAATATCAAACCACTAAAAGATGGATTAACCAACACATCATTTTCATTTGACTGTCTAGGGAAAAGATATGTTTACCGTCATCCGGGTAGGGGAACAGAAAATTATATCGACCGAGCTAGTGAAGCAGCTTCTATGGAAATTGCTGCAAAATTAAAGATTGACCGTACCTTTGTAGCTATGAACAAGGATGAGGGCTGGAAAATTTCAGAATTTATTCCTAATGCTAAGCAACTGGATTATGATAATTGGGATGATGTGGCACAAGCAATGGACCTCTTGAGACGGTTACACCAATCTGGAGAAAAAACGGGACATTCCTTTGACCAATTTGAAGGGATTGATGATTTTAGAGAAAAATTGAAGGCTAGAAATCGATTTGAGTTTGATGGTCTCGAGGAATTGGATAAAACTGTCTCAATTCTCAAAAACAATTTACAGAATGATTCGAAACAGGTTGTCCTTTGTCATGGAGATTCCTATAGTCCTAATTTTTTGTTAAATGAAGCAGGCGAAATGAGCTTGATTGATTGGGAATATTCTGGAATGGGAGATCCAGCAGGAGATTTGGGCACCTTTATCGCGTGTTCCAATTATACCGTAGAGGATGCTGAAAAAGTACTGGAACTGTATCTACAAGAAGTACCAGATAAGAAAACCAAACGTCACTATTTGGCTTATGTAGCAGTGACCTCATATTACTGGTTCTTGTGGGCTTTGTTCCAGGAGAGTGTCGGAAAACCAGTTGGTGAATTTCTTTACATCTGGTATCGCTATACCAAACAATATGGACAACTGGCCCTTGACTTGTATTTGGAGGAAAACTAA
- a CDS encoding branched-chain amino acid ABC transporter ATP-binding protein, translating into MALLEVKQLTKHFGGLTAVGDVTLELNEGELVGLIGPNGAGKTTLFNLLTGVYEPSEGTVTLDGHLLNGKTPYKIASLGLSRTFQNIRLFKDLTVLENVLIAFSNHHKQHVLASFLRLPAFYKNEEELKSKALDLLKIFDLDGDADTLAKNLAYGQQRRLEIVRALATEPKILFLDEPAAGMNPQETAELTELIRRIKDEFKITIMLIEHDMNLVMEVTERIYVLEYGRLIAHGTPDEIKNNKRVIEAYLGGEA; encoded by the coding sequence ATGGCACTACTTGAAGTTAAACAGTTAACCAAACATTTTGGCGGTCTAACAGCTGTTGGAGATGTCACTCTTGAATTGAATGAGGGAGAATTGGTTGGTCTGATTGGACCAAACGGGGCTGGTAAAACGACCCTTTTCAATCTCTTGACCGGTGTTTATGAACCAAGCGAAGGTACTGTGACACTAGATGGTCACCTCCTAAATGGGAAAACTCCCTATAAGATTGCTTCACTTGGTCTCAGTCGTACTTTCCAAAATATTCGTTTGTTCAAGGACTTGACAGTTTTGGAAAATGTTTTGATTGCATTTAGCAATCATCATAAACAACATGTCCTTGCGAGCTTTCTACGTCTACCAGCTTTTTATAAGAATGAGGAAGAATTAAAAAGCAAAGCTCTGGACTTGTTGAAGATCTTTGATTTGGATGGTGACGCAGATACTCTTGCGAAGAATCTGGCCTATGGTCAACAACGTCGATTAGAAATCGTTCGTGCTCTGGCAACCGAACCCAAGATTCTCTTTTTGGACGAACCTGCAGCTGGTATGAATCCACAAGAAACAGCTGAATTGACAGAATTGATCCGTCGTATCAAAGATGAATTTAAAATTACCATCATGCTGATTGAACATGACATGAATTTGGTTATGGAAGTCACTGAGCGTATCTATGTTCTTGAATATGGTCGTTTGATTGCTCATGGGACTCCGGATGAGATCAAGAACAACAAACGCGTTATCGAAGCTTATCTAGGAGGTGAAGCCTGA
- a CDS encoding Clp protease (hydrolyzes proteins to small peptides; with the ATPase subunits ClpA or ClpX, ClpP degrades specific substrates) has protein sequence MIPVVIEQTSRGERSYDIYSRLLKDRIIMLTGPVEDNMANSVIAQLLFLDAQDSTKDIYLYVNTPGGSVSAGLAIVDTMNFIKADVQTIVMGMAASMGTVIASSGAKGKRFMLPNAEYMIHQPMGGTGGGTQQTDMAIAAEHLLKTRKTLEQILADNSGKSVEQIHADAERDYWMSAQETLEYGFIDEIMANNSLS, from the coding sequence ATGATTCCTGTAGTTATTGAACAAACAAGCCGTGGAGAACGTTCCTATGACATTTACTCTCGCCTTCTGAAAGACCGCATCATCATGCTAACAGGTCCAGTTGAAGACAACATGGCCAACTCCGTTATCGCACAATTACTTTTCTTGGATGCCCAAGACAGCACAAAAGATATTTACCTTTATGTCAACACGCCTGGAGGATCTGTTTCAGCTGGTTTGGCAATCGTTGATACCATGAACTTTATCAAGGCAGATGTCCAAACAATCGTTATGGGGATGGCTGCATCCATGGGGACTGTCATTGCATCAAGTGGCGCAAAAGGCAAACGTTTCATGCTTCCAAATGCAGAGTACATGATTCACCAACCAATGGGTGGTACAGGTGGTGGTACCCAACAGACAGATATGGCAATCGCTGCAGAGCACTTGCTCAAAACTCGTAAGACTTTGGAGCAAATCCTTGCAGATAACTCTGGTAAATCAGTCGAGCAAATTCATGCAGATGCAGAACGTGATTACTGGATGAGTGCCCAAGAAACACTTGAATATGGCTTTATCGATGAAATCATGGCCAATAATTCTTTAAGCTAA
- a CDS encoding branched-chain amino acid ABC transporter permease, whose amino-acid sequence MKTNLKVNILWLFLLLAGYGLISVLVSAGVLNLFHVQILEQIGINIILAVGLNLIVGFSGQFSLGHAGFMAIGAYAAAIIGSKSPTYGAFFGAMVLGALISGAVALFVGIPTLRLKGDYLAVATLGVSEIIRIFIINGGSLTNGAAGILGIPNFTNWQMVYLFVVITTIATLNFLRSPIGRSTLSVREDEIAAESVGVNTTKIKIIAFVFGAITASIAGSLQAGFIGSVVPKDYTFINSINVLIIVVFGGLGSITGTIVSAIVLGILNMLLQDVASVRMIIYALALVLVMIFRPGGLLGTWELSLSRFFKKSKREGQN is encoded by the coding sequence ATGAAGACAAATCTTAAAGTAAATATTCTCTGGTTATTCCTTCTGTTAGCGGGTTATGGATTGATTAGTGTACTGGTTTCTGCTGGTGTTCTCAATCTATTCCATGTCCAAATTTTAGAACAAATTGGGATTAATATCATCCTTGCAGTAGGCTTGAACTTAATCGTTGGTTTTTCAGGACAATTCTCACTTGGTCATGCAGGTTTTATGGCGATTGGGGCTTATGCAGCAGCGATTATTGGTTCAAAATCACCAACCTATGGTGCTTTCTTTGGAGCGATGGTCTTGGGCGCTTTGATTTCTGGTGCAGTCGCTTTGTTCGTTGGGATTCCAACACTCCGTTTGAAGGGTGACTACCTGGCTGTTGCGACACTAGGTGTTTCAGAAATCATTCGTATCTTTATCATTAATGGTGGAAGTTTGACCAACGGTGCTGCTGGTATCTTGGGTATTCCAAACTTTACCAACTGGCAAATGGTTTATCTATTTGTGGTGATCACAACTATTGCCACTCTCAACTTCTTACGTAGTCCAATTGGACGCTCTACTCTATCTGTTCGTGAGGATGAGATTGCTGCAGAATCCGTTGGGGTAAACACTACAAAGATCAAGATTATCGCTTTTGTCTTTGGTGCTATTACAGCAAGTATTGCTGGTTCACTTCAGGCTGGTTTTATCGGATCTGTTGTTCCAAAAGATTACACCTTTATTAATTCCATCAATGTGTTGATTATCGTTGTATTTGGTGGACTTGGATCGATTACTGGTACCATCGTTTCAGCGATTGTTTTAGGAATTTTAAATATGCTCCTTCAGGATGTAGCAAGCGTACGTATGATCATCTACGCTTTGGCTCTTGTATTGGTCATGATTTTCAGACCAGGTGGACTTCTTGGGACATGGGAATTGAGTCTATCACGTTTCTTTAAAAAATCGAAGAGGGAGGGACAAAACTAA
- a CDS encoding amino acid ABC transporter ATPase, giving the protein MSMLKVENLSVHYGMIQAVRDVSFEVNEGEVVSLIGANGAGKTTILRTLSGLVRPSAGKIEFLGKEIQKLPAQKIVAGGLSQVPEGRHVFPGLTVMENLEMGAFLKKNREENQANLKKVFSRFPRLEERKNQDAATLSGGEQQMLAMGRALMSTPKLLLLDEPSMGLAPIFIQEIFDIIQDIQKQGTTVLLIEQNANKALAISDRGYVLETGKIVLSGTGKELAASDEVRKAYLGG; this is encoded by the coding sequence ATGTCTATGTTAAAAGTTGAAAACCTCTCTGTGCATTACGGTATGATCCAAGCAGTTCGTGATGTAAGTTTCGAGGTTAATGAAGGTGAAGTTGTTTCCCTTATCGGTGCCAATGGTGCCGGTAAAACAACCATTCTTCGTACCCTTTCAGGTTTGGTTCGTCCAAGTGCTGGTAAAATTGAGTTTTTGGGAAAAGAAATTCAAAAGTTGCCTGCACAAAAAATCGTGGCAGGTGGCCTTTCACAAGTCCCTGAGGGACGCCATGTTTTCCCAGGTTTGACTGTTATGGAAAACTTAGAAATGGGAGCCTTTTTAAAGAAAAATCGTGAAGAAAATCAAGCTAACTTGAAAAAAGTTTTCTCACGCTTCCCACGTCTTGAAGAGCGTAAAAACCAAGATGCGGCAACTCTTTCAGGTGGTGAACAGCAGATGCTGGCTATGGGACGCGCTCTCATGTCTACACCTAAGCTCCTTCTCTTGGATGAGCCGTCAATGGGACTTGCCCCGATCTTTATCCAAGAAATTTTCGATATCATTCAAGATATTCAGAAGCAAGGAACAACGGTTCTCCTAATTGAACAGAACGCTAACAAGGCCCTTGCTATCTCTGACCGAGGTTATGTACTTGAAACAGGCAAGATCGTCCTATCAGGAACAGGAAAAGAACTCGCAGCATCAGATGAAGTCAGAAAAGCATATCTAGGTGGCTAA
- a CDS encoding branched-chain amino acid ABC transporter substrate-binding protein has translation MKKKFALSFVALASVALLAACGEVKSGASNTTGNPVDEKTIKIGFNFEETGAVAAYGTAEQKGAQLAVDEINAAGGIDGKQIEVVDKDNKSETAEAASVTTNLVTQSKVAAIVGPATSGATAAAVANATKAGVPLISPSATQDGLTKGQDYLFIGTFQDSFQGKIISNYVTNKLNAKKVVLYTDNASDYAKGIAKSFREAYKGEIVADETFVAGDTDFQAALTKMKDKEFDAIVVPGYYTEAGKIVNQARGMGIDKPIIGGDGFNGEEFVQQATAERASNIYFISGFSTTVDVSAKAKAFLEAYRAKYNEEPSTFSALAYDSVYLVANAAKGAKNSSEIKDNLAKTKDFDGVTGQTSFDADHNTVKTAYMMTMNNGKVEEAEVVKP, from the coding sequence ATGAAGAAAAAATTTGCCCTATCTTTTGTGGCTCTTGCTAGTGTGGCTCTTCTTGCTGCCTGTGGAGAGGTCAAGTCAGGAGCGTCAAACACAACTGGAAATCCAGTAGACGAAAAAACAATTAAAATCGGTTTTAACTTTGAAGAGACAGGTGCTGTGGCAGCTTATGGTACAGCTGAACAAAAGGGTGCCCAACTTGCTGTAGACGAAATCAACGCTGCAGGTGGAATTGATGGAAAACAAATCGAAGTTGTGGACAAAGACAACAAGTCAGAAACTGCTGAAGCAGCTTCTGTTACAACAAACCTTGTTACCCAATCAAAAGTAGCAGCTATTGTAGGACCTGCGACATCTGGTGCAACTGCTGCAGCTGTAGCTAACGCTACTAAAGCTGGAGTGCCATTGATTTCACCAAGTGCTACTCAAGACGGTTTGACTAAAGGTCAAGATTACCTATTTATCGGAACATTCCAAGATAGCTTCCAAGGGAAGATTATCTCTAACTATGTCACAAACAAGTTGAATGCTAAGAAGGTTGTTCTTTATACTGACAACGCTAGTGACTATGCTAAAGGTATTGCTAAATCTTTCCGCGAAGCCTACAAGGGTGAGATTGTAGCAGATGAAACGTTTGTAGCAGGTGATACTGACTTCCAAGCAGCCCTTACTAAAATGAAAGACAAAGAGTTTGATGCTATCGTTGTTCCAGGTTACTACACAGAAGCTGGTAAAATTGTAAACCAAGCTCGTGGTATGGGAATTGATAAGCCAATCATTGGTGGCGATGGATTTAACGGTGAAGAATTTGTTCAACAAGCAACTGCTGAAAGAGCATCAAACATTTACTTCATCTCTGGATTCTCAACTACAGTTGATGTTTCTGCAAAAGCTAAAGCTTTCCTTGAAGCATACCGTGCTAAATACAACGAAGAGCCTTCAACATTCTCAGCTTTGGCCTATGACTCAGTTTACCTAGTAGCAAATGCTGCAAAAGGTGCTAAAAACTCAAGTGAGATCAAGGACAACCTTGCTAAAACCAAAGATTTTGATGGTGTAACTGGTCAAACAAGCTTTGATGCTGACCACAATACAGTGAAAACTGCTTACATGATGACCATGAACAATGGTAAAGTTGAAGAAGCAGAAGTTGTAAAACCATAA
- a CDS encoding permease, which yields MSKMNDYIQQETITGIVPMTNKDRQYSFWDLFLSTSGFAIATWCYTQGAYVAQYLTFNQMLVNIFSFNIIWVFIECLPILFAVKYGIDLWIWLRAVLGKRGVALLSTIISLANFGWYAVAANLFASSMIHLANNFGLGLDKGIWAPILGTLCVLLGTLIALGGPEVIKWTNRFLVIALLIVGLIIVGICFVAVPITDIMNIQPATQGDLTPLERFMLSGEGNVAFAFSWSTQALVLPRLAKSERSGYWATALSYGVVAPFFVATGGVMALAMFVKTGVYESDPTTMLSTLSTPAFALLSLLLVAFANIGTQGTGSYVNCMIVKSGMPKVSYKLMVWIAMVYVSLLTIWGGVEEYFGSFISLAAYIQGPIIGMIVVDYFILRKRKLDLRSAYFLEGHDAYEFTKGFNLVGLSCVFISLLVAVLFVYNPVTAQIQSPIFLITTGSGFTALFGGLLYWLASLSPLKRYMIKDRDTITI from the coding sequence ATGTCTAAAATGAATGACTATATCCAACAAGAAACCATAACAGGAATTGTTCCCATGACCAATAAGGATCGTCAGTATTCTTTCTGGGATCTCTTTCTATCGACAAGTGGTTTTGCCATTGCTACTTGGTGTTATACCCAAGGGGCTTATGTAGCTCAATATTTGACCTTTAATCAAATGTTGGTAAATATTTTTAGCTTTAACATTATCTGGGTCTTTATTGAATGTCTCCCTATTTTGTTTGCAGTTAAGTATGGAATTGATTTGTGGATTTGGTTGAGAGCTGTTCTGGGAAAAAGAGGTGTAGCCTTGTTATCAACCATTATTAGCTTGGCTAACTTTGGATGGTATGCTGTTGCGGCCAATCTTTTTGCCAGTTCCATGATTCATTTGGCAAATAATTTTGGTCTTGGTTTGGACAAGGGAATATGGGCACCTATTCTTGGTACCCTCTGTGTTCTTCTTGGGACTCTCATTGCTCTTGGAGGCCCGGAAGTGATTAAATGGACCAATCGCTTCTTGGTTATCGCCTTATTGATTGTCGGTCTCATCATCGTTGGAATCTGCTTTGTCGCCGTTCCTATAACGGATATTATGAACATCCAACCAGCCACCCAAGGAGATTTGACGCCATTAGAACGCTTCATGCTCTCTGGAGAAGGAAATGTTGCCTTTGCTTTCTCTTGGTCTACACAGGCATTGGTTTTACCACGTTTAGCAAAATCAGAACGCAGTGGTTATTGGGCTACAGCCTTATCATACGGAGTTGTGGCTCCATTCTTCGTTGCGACTGGTGGAGTCATGGCTCTAGCCATGTTTGTCAAAACAGGTGTTTATGAAAGTGATCCAACAACTATGCTATCAACTCTAAGCACCCCAGCCTTTGCTCTCTTAAGTCTACTACTAGTAGCCTTTGCCAATATTGGAACCCAGGGGACTGGATCGTACGTGAACTGTATGATTGTCAAAAGCGGGATGCCAAAAGTAAGCTATAAACTAATGGTTTGGATTGCCATGGTTTATGTGAGTCTACTCACTATCTGGGGAGGAGTAGAAGAGTATTTCGGATCCTTCATCTCCCTAGCCGCCTATATTCAGGGGCCAATTATTGGTATGATTGTTGTCGACTATTTTATCTTAAGAAAACGAAAACTCGACTTGCGTTCAGCCTATTTCCTTGAAGGGCATGACGCCTACGAATTTACTAAAGGATTTAACTTAGTTGGCTTGTCTTGCGTATTTATCTCCTTATTGGTAGCGGTACTTTTTGTCTACAATCCTGTAACTGCACAAATTCAAAGTCCAATCTTTTTAATCACAACTGGTAGCGGATTTACTGCGCTATTCGGTGGTTTACTATACTGGCTAGCTAGTCTTAGCCCTCTGAAACGTTATATGATAAAAGATCGAGACACTATTACGATTTAA
- a CDS encoding uracil phosphoribosyltransferase has protein sequence MGKIEVINHPLIQHKLSILRRTDTSTKAFRELVDEIAMLMGYEVLRDLPLEDVEIETPITKTVQKQLAGKKLAIVPILRAGIGMVDGLLSLVPAAKVGHIGMYRDEETLQPVEYLVKLPEDIDQRQIFVVDPMLATGGSAILAVDSLKKRGASNIKFVCLVSAPEGVKALQEAHPDVEIFTAALDERLNEHGYIVPGLGDAGDRLFGTK, from the coding sequence ATGGGAAAAATTGAAGTCATTAATCATCCACTCATTCAACACAAATTGTCAATCTTGCGACGTACAGACACTTCTACAAAAGCTTTTCGTGAGCTAGTAGATGAGATTGCAATGTTGATGGGATATGAAGTACTTCGTGATCTTCCACTTGAAGACGTGGAAATCGAAACACCTATCACAAAGACCGTTCAAAAACAATTGGCTGGTAAAAAATTGGCGATTGTCCCAATCTTGCGTGCAGGTATCGGGATGGTGGATGGCCTCTTGAGCTTGGTTCCAGCAGCTAAAGTTGGTCATATCGGTATGTACCGTGATGAAGAAACCCTTCAACCAGTTGAATATTTGGTGAAATTGCCTGAGGATATTGACCAACGTCAAATCTTTGTAGTGGATCCAATGTTGGCAACGGGTGGTTCAGCTATCTTGGCTGTTGACTCCCTTAAAAAACGTGGCGCTTCAAATATCAAGTTTGTCTGCCTAGTATCTGCTCCAGAAGGAGTGAAAGCTCTTCAAGAAGCACACCCAGATGTAGAGATCTTTACAGCAGCCTTGGATGAACGCTTGAACGAACACGGTTATATCGTTCCAGGTCTTGGAGATGCTGGAGACCGCTTGTTCGGTACTAAATAA
- a CDS encoding peptide chain release factor 2: MTEPDFWNDNIAAQKTSQELNELKNTYNTFRKMEELQDEVEILLDFLAEDESVHDELVEQLTELDKMMTSYEMTLLLSEPYDHNNAILEIHPGSGGTEAQDWGDMLLRMYTRYGNAKGFKVEVLDYQAGDEAGIKSVTLSFEGPNAYGLLKSEMGVHRLVRISPFDSAKRRHTSFTSVEVMPELDDTIEVEIREDDIKMDTFRSGGAGGQNVNKVSTGVRLTHIPTGTVVQSTVDRTQYGNRDRAMKMLQAKLYQMEQEKKAAEVDSLKGEKKEITWGSQIRSYVFTPYTMVKDHRTSFEVAQVDKVMDGDLDGFIDAYLKWRIS; the protein is encoded by the coding sequence ATGACAGAACCTGATTTTTGGAACGATAATATCGCGGCCCAAAAAACGTCGCAAGAATTAAATGAATTAAAAAACACCTACAACACCTTCCGTAAAATGGAAGAGTTGCAGGATGAAGTTGAGATTTTATTGGACTTTTTAGCAGAAGACGAGTCAGTCCATGATGAACTGGTCGAACAGTTGACAGAACTGGATAAGATGATGACCAGCTACGAGATGACCCTTCTCTTGTCAGAACCTTATGACCATAATAATGCAATCTTGGAAATCCATCCAGGATCTGGTGGTACTGAGGCACAGGACTGGGGCGATATGTTGCTTCGTATGTATACTCGTTATGGAAATGCCAAAGGCTTTAAAGTAGAAGTCTTGGATTACCAGGCTGGTGATGAAGCAGGTATCAAGTCTGTGACCTTGTCTTTTGAAGGACCCAATGCATACGGCCTACTTAAATCAGAAATGGGTGTTCACCGTTTAGTCCGTATTTCGCCATTTGACTCTGCCAAACGCCGCCATACTTCCTTTACATCCGTAGAGGTTATGCCTGAGTTGGATGATACCATCGAAGTGGAGATTCGTGAAGATGATATCAAAATGGATACTTTCCGTTCAGGTGGTGCTGGTGGACAGAACGTCAATAAGGTTTCAACAGGTGTGCGTTTGACACACATTCCTACGGGAACTGTCGTCCAATCAACGGTCGATCGTACCCAGTATGGAAATAGAGATCGTGCCATGAAGATGTTGCAGGCTAAGCTCTATCAAATGGAGCAAGAAAAGAAAGCTGCGGAAGTTGATTCCCTTAAAGGTGAGAAAAAGGAAATCACATGGGGAAGCCAAATCCGTTCATATGTTTTCACGCCTTATACTATGGTAAAAGATCACCGTACAAGCTTTGAAGTTGCTCAGGTAGATAAGGTGATGGATGGAGACCTTGATGGTTTTATCGATGCCTACCTCAAGTGGCGAATCAGCTAA
- a CDS encoding acetoin utilization protein has translation MAVKDFMTRKVVYISPDTTVAHAADLMREQGLHRLPVIENDQLVGLVTEGTIAEASPSKATSLSIYEMNYLLNKTKVKDVMIRDVVTVSGYASLEDATYLMLKNKIGILPVVDNHQVYGVITDRDVFQAFLEIAGYGEEGIRVRFITENEVGVLGKIVALIVEEDLNISHTVNIPRKDGKVVIEVQIDGKIDLTSLKEKFEKEGIQVEEITHTSAKVL, from the coding sequence ATGGCAGTTAAAGATTTCATGACCCGTAAGGTAGTTTATATCAGTCCAGATACGACTGTAGCACACGCAGCAGATTTGATGCGCGAGCAAGGTTTGCACCGTTTACCTGTTATCGAAAACGATCAATTAGTCGGATTGGTAACAGAAGGAACCATTGCGGAAGCCAGCCCATCTAAAGCAACCAGTCTCTCTATCTATGAGATGAATTATCTTCTGAATAAAACCAAAGTAAAAGATGTAATGATTCGAGATGTCGTGACGGTTTCTGGCTATGCTAGTCTAGAAGATGCGACCTACCTGATGCTAAAAAATAAAATTGGGATATTACCAGTCGTAGACAATCATCAGGTCTACGGTGTCATTACAGATCGTGATGTTTTTCAGGCTTTCTTAGAAATCGCTGGATACGGAGAAGAGGGAATTCGCGTTCGTTTCATTACAGAAAATGAAGTCGGAGTACTGGGAAAAATTGTAGCTCTAATTGTAGAAGAGGATTTAAATATTTCCCATACTGTTAACATCCCACGTAAGGATGGCAAGGTCGTCATCGAAGTTCAAATTGATGGAAAAATCGATTTGACTTCATTAAAGGAAAAGTTTGAAAAAGAAGGAATTCAAGTGGAGGAGATTACTCATACCTCTGCTAAAGTCCTTTAA
- a CDS encoding ABC transporter permease, translating into MLQQLVNGLILGSVYALLALGYTMVYGIIKLINFAHGDIYMMGAFIGYFLINSFQMDFFLALIISMAGTALLGVVIEFLAYRPLRHSTRIAVLITAIGVSFLLEYGMVYLVGANTRAFPQAIETVRFDLGPISLTNVQLMILAVSIFLMVLLQLIVQKTKMGKAMRAVSVDSDAAQLMGINVNRTISFTFALGSALAGAAGVLIALYYNSLEPLMGVTPGLKSFVAAVLGGIGIIPGAALGGFVIGLLETFATAFGMSDFRDAIVYGILLLILIVRPAGILGKNVKEKV; encoded by the coding sequence ATGCTCCAACAACTTGTGAATGGTCTAATTCTGGGTAGTGTTTATGCACTTTTAGCTCTGGGTTATACCATGGTTTATGGAATTATCAAACTCATCAACTTCGCCCATGGCGATATTTACATGATGGGTGCCTTTATTGGTTACTTTTTGATTAATTCTTTCCAAATGGATTTCTTTTTAGCTTTAATTATTTCAATGGCTGGAACTGCACTACTTGGTGTTGTGATTGAGTTTCTTGCCTACCGTCCTTTGCGACACTCTACACGTATTGCTGTATTGATTACTGCCATCGGAGTCTCTTTCCTACTGGAATACGGAATGGTTTATTTAGTAGGTGCCAATACTCGTGCCTTTCCTCAAGCAATTGAAACAGTCCGCTTTGACTTGGGACCAATTAGCTTGACAAATGTTCAATTGATGATTTTAGCAGTTTCTATATTTTTGATGGTTTTATTGCAATTGATCGTCCAAAAAACAAAAATGGGGAAAGCTATGCGTGCGGTATCAGTTGATAGCGACGCAGCTCAATTGATGGGAATTAATGTAAATCGTACAATCAGCTTTACCTTTGCTTTGGGTTCAGCCCTTGCTGGTGCGGCAGGTGTCCTCATTGCCCTTTACTATAACTCTCTTGAACCTTTGATGGGTGTGACTCCAGGTCTAAAATCATTCGTTGCGGCCGTACTCGGTGGTATCGGGATTATTCCTGGTGCAGCTCTAGGGGGATTTGTGATTGGCTTGTTGGAAACATTTGCTACTGCCTTCGGTATGTCTGATTTCCGTGATGCTATCGTATATGGAATCTTGCTTTTGATTCTGATTGTTCGACCTGCAGGTATCCTTGGTAAGAATGTGAAAGAGAAGGTGTAA